A window of Deltaproteobacteria bacterium contains these coding sequences:
- a CDS encoding CBS domain-containing protein codes for MPVINSKNGKETDQLTRVQELVYELRVDEVMTADVRTVSPDTTMAELMAIMRINRISGLPVVEQDEMVGIVSLEDLVKAVADGHPEDSVRNRMSRKIVSVRADERAVQAVKLFAQHGFGRLPVLDSAGKLVGILTGSDITRGLLRSLSTRYHAEEMRRYRASHIFEDIDSEETSLVLRYHVAGRDFNQGGQASSKLKRALERLGANPPLLRRVSVSAYEAEMNLIIHTSNGGELRAEISPHRITLITEDDGPGISDVEAVFQPGYTTAPDWVRELGFGAGMGLTNVKRFSDEAFIESHPGSGTRLTAIFNVPPPGGDGGSDDDQ; via the coding sequence ATGCCGGTAATAAACAGCAAAAACGGGAAAGAGACAGACCAGCTGACACGGGTCCAGGAGCTGGTCTATGAACTGCGCGTTGACGAAGTCATGACGGCCGATGTCAGGACGGTATCGCCGGACACGACCATGGCCGAGTTGATGGCCATCATGCGCATTAATCGAATATCGGGACTGCCCGTCGTCGAACAGGACGAAATGGTGGGCATCGTCAGTCTTGAAGACCTGGTAAAGGCCGTTGCGGACGGTCACCCAGAGGACAGCGTGCGCAATCGGATGAGCAGGAAGATCGTGTCGGTCCGTGCCGACGAACGGGCCGTCCAGGCGGTGAAGCTATTCGCGCAGCACGGCTTCGGTCGTTTGCCCGTTCTTGACTCCGCGGGGAAGCTGGTGGGGATCCTCACGGGCAGCGATATCACCAGGGGTCTTCTGCGGTCCCTGAGCACGCGCTATCACGCGGAAGAAATGCGGCGCTACCGGGCAAGTCACATCTTTGAAGATATCGATTCCGAAGAGACATCCCTGGTCCTTCGCTACCATGTGGCGGGAAGGGATTTCAATCAGGGGGGACAGGCATCAAGCAAGCTGAAGCGGGCACTTGAGCGCCTCGGAGCGAACCCTCCCCTGCTGCGACGGGTCAGTGTATCGGCCTATGAAGCGGAAATGAACCTGATAATTCACACGAGCAACGGTGGAGAACTGCGCGCCGAGATCAGCCCTCACAGGATAACCCTCATCACCGAAGATGACGGCCCGGGCATTTCGGATGTCGAGGCCGTTTTTCAACCGGGATACACAACGGCCCCCGACTGGGTGCGCGAACTGGGATTCGGTGCCGGTATGGGGTTGACGAACGTGAAGCGTTTCAGTGACGAGGCCTTTATAGAATCACATCCCGGCTCGGGCACGCGGCTGACCGCCATCTTCAACGTGCCGCCCCCCGGAGGGGATGGTGGATCGGACGACGATCAGTGA
- a CDS encoding DUF2959 domain-containing protein gives MKNRSIFIILSLLVTLWCLSGCQKTYYALWEQFGKEKRHLLRENVKEASEEQKEASEQFKDVLTRIQEMYGFTGGDLEKVYKKLQADFAESEKRAEVVHKRIAAVETIAGDLFHEWEDEIKQITNPALRSKSRQRLEESRVQYGQLRAAMKKAESKMSPVLDRFRDYVLYLKHNLNAQAVGTLREEAGNIEIEVGSLIADMNRSITEAEVFLKNFQ, from the coding sequence ATGAAGAACCGAAGCATCTTTATCATCCTCAGCCTGCTTGTCACACTCTGGTGCCTGTCAGGATGTCAGAAGACCTACTATGCTCTCTGGGAACAATTTGGAAAAGAAAAACGGCATCTCCTCAGAGAAAATGTCAAGGAGGCAAGCGAAGAACAGAAAGAGGCGTCGGAGCAGTTCAAGGATGTTCTGACCCGCATACAGGAAATGTATGGTTTTACAGGCGGAGACCTGGAAAAGGTGTATAAAAAGCTGCAGGCCGATTTTGCGGAAAGTGAAAAACGGGCGGAGGTCGTCCATAAACGGATCGCCGCCGTTGAAACGATAGCTGGAGACCTCTTTCATGAATGGGAGGATGAAATAAAACAGATAACGAACCCCGCTCTTCGATCAAAAAGCAGGCAACGGCTCGAAGAATCCAGGGTTCAGTACGGGCAGCTCCGGGCGGCCATGAAAAAGGCGGAATCAAAGATGAGCCCCGTTCTCGACCGATTCCGGGATTACGTCCTCTACCTGAAGCACAACCTGAACGCCCAGGCCGTCGGCACTCTCAGGGAAGAGGCCGGGAACATTGAGATCGAAGTGGGATCGCTCATCGCCGATATGAATCGGTCAATCACCGAAGCCGAGGTGTTCCTGAAGAACTTTCAATAA
- the cobO gene encoding cob(I)yrinic acid a,c-diamide adenosyltransferase — protein sequence MEGTVEEIREKHTKGLIIVLTGNGKGKTTSALGQALRAVGHGLKVHMIQFMKGRKYGETIAAERYLPDFTVELFGLDSFVMRENPAPVDVELAQKGLERAREVVASGDYDMVILDEINVAVDFKLIPLKDVLELLERKPDSLDLVLTGRYASPEVIEMADTVSEIQEVKHHYAKGIKERRGIEY from the coding sequence ATGGAGGGAACCGTGGAAGAGATACGGGAAAAGCATACAAAAGGCCTGATCATCGTCCTGACCGGAAACGGCAAGGGAAAGACCACCTCCGCTCTGGGGCAGGCGTTGCGGGCCGTGGGCCATGGGTTGAAAGTGCACATGATTCAGTTCATGAAGGGTCGGAAATACGGGGAGACCATCGCGGCCGAACGGTATCTGCCTGATTTTACGGTGGAACTTTTTGGCCTCGACAGTTTTGTGATGCGGGAGAACCCGGCACCGGTCGACGTGGAACTGGCACAGAAAGGACTTGAACGGGCCCGTGAAGTGGTCGCGTCAGGTGATTACGACATGGTCATACTGGATGAGATCAACGTAGCCGTCGACTTCAAACTGATCCCCCTGAAGGATGTCCTGGAGCTCCTGGAACGCAAACCGGATTCCCTCGATCTGGTCCTGACGGGCCGATACGCCTCCCCGGAAGTCATCGAGATGGCCGATACGGTGAGCGAGATACAGGAAGTAAAACACCACTATGCGAAGGGTATAAAAGAGCGTCGGGGTATCGAATATTAA
- the meaB gene encoding methylmalonyl Co-A mutase-associated GTPase MeaB gives MKEADKIRKGDVRTATRLIRNIEDSIPEAKTAIKHLFPFTGRAHVVGLTGAPGAGKSTLIDSLISRYRKMNKTIGALLVDPTSPFTGGAILGDRIRLQRHAEDPQVFVRSLATRGALGGLSKAAGDAIHVMDAMGKDLVFVETVGTGQQEVEVMNHVHTVVVVMIPGMGDDIQAIKAGILEVADIFVINKADREGAGRLYQELMHMLDMAGTFAGGWRPPIISVDTMFKPELFHEGVEELSTKIDEHYENLVSKNLLGSRLRRKVMAELNEALQSSILTPILRKIIDSGEMESLIEKLIKKETDPYTCAEEIAKKYLR, from the coding sequence ATGAAGGAAGCGGATAAGATCAGAAAGGGAGACGTTCGGACGGCGACCCGCCTGATCCGCAACATCGAGGACAGCATTCCCGAGGCGAAGACCGCCATAAAACATCTCTTTCCCTTTACCGGAAGGGCTCATGTCGTCGGATTGACGGGTGCGCCGGGAGCGGGGAAAAGCACGCTGATCGATTCTCTGATCTCCCGTTACCGGAAAATGAACAAGACCATAGGCGCCCTTCTCGTGGACCCCACCAGCCCTTTCACGGGCGGCGCCATTCTGGGGGACCGGATCCGGCTCCAGCGCCACGCCGAGGATCCCCAGGTGTTTGTCAGAAGCCTGGCGACCAGGGGCGCTCTGGGAGGCCTGTCAAAAGCAGCCGGCGATGCGATCCATGTCATGGATGCCATGGGAAAGGACCTTGTTTTCGTCGAAACCGTCGGTACGGGGCAGCAGGAAGTGGAGGTAATGAATCACGTCCATACGGTCGTCGTTGTCATGATCCCCGGCATGGGCGACGATATTCAGGCGATAAAGGCCGGGATCCTCGAAGTAGCCGATATTTTCGTCATCAACAAGGCGGACCGTGAAGGCGCCGGCCGACTCTACCAGGAACTCATGCACATGCTCGACATGGCGGGGACCTTCGCCGGAGGATGGCGGCCGCCGATCATTTCCGTGGACACCATGTTCAAGCCGGAGCTGTTCCACGAAGGTGTGGAAGAGCTGTCCACAAAGATCGACGAGCATTATGAGAACCTTGTCAGCAAGAACCTCCTCGGCAGCCGTCTCCGTCGAAAGGTGATGGCCGAGTTGAACGAGGCGCTCCAGTCAAGTATCCTTACACCGATACTCCGCAAGATCATCGACAGCGGCGAGATGGAAAGTCTCATTGAAAAACTGATCAAAAAGGAAACGGATCCCTATACCTGCGCCGAAGAGATTGCGAAGAAGTACCTGCGGTAG
- a CDS encoding cobalamin B12-binding domain-containing protein — translation MTERRIRIMVAKPGLDGHDRGARILSRCFRDAGFEVIYTGCHQTPEQIASAAIQEDVDLVGLSCLSGAHRYLFPRVVELLRERGGDDITVIGGGIIPDQDLQMLHDAGIKAVFTPGASLDSIVQWVRENVSVK, via the coding sequence ATGACTGAACGCAGAATTCGTATCATGGTGGCGAAACCGGGCCTTGACGGACATGACCGCGGTGCCAGAATTCTTTCCCGGTGTTTTCGCGACGCGGGATTCGAGGTGATCTATACAGGCTGTCATCAAACTCCCGAACAGATAGCATCTGCGGCCATCCAGGAGGACGTGGACCTGGTCGGTCTGAGCTGCCTTTCCGGTGCGCACCGGTACCTCTTTCCACGGGTGGTAGAACTGCTGCGGGAACGGGGGGGAGATGATATTACGGTGATCGGCGGCGGTATCATTCCCGATCAGGACCTGCAGATGCTCCATGATGCCGGGATCAAGGCTGTTTTTACTCCCGGGGCGTCCCTTGATTCGATCGTACAATGGGTCAGGGAGAATGTCTCCGTGAAATGA
- a CDS encoding methylmalonyl-CoA mutase family protein, with protein sequence MYFSRETLKQSAESRKKWEEEVSNALSQWQDQKERWSTVSDLEIQRIYGPEELQNMDFARDIGCPGEYPFLRGNQITGYRGRYWTFRMFAGMGTARDTNRRWKLLLKQGQTGLSTAFDFPTLMGYDTGNPRALGECGKCGVAIDTLEDFMQLVDGIPLDRITTSMTINPPATVLWAMYCAAADLNGVPLKKIGGTIQNDMLKEFIAQKTFMCPPEPSVKLISDTIEFGTQYVPKWNTISISGYHIREAGSTAVQELAFTLRDGIEYVEDVVRRKGLDVDAFAPRLSFFFNSHIDFFEEICKMRAARRMWAKIMRERFKAKDPRSWWMRFHTQTAGCSLTAQQPYNNVVRTAIEALAAVLGGTQSLHTNSLDEVWCLPTEHAVEIALRTQQVIAEETGVASTIDPLGGSYFVESLTNEMEAQAWEYIEKIDAMGGMIAAIEKGFPQMEIADAAYRFQQQLESGEKVMVGVNRYVTDEGDEIPTLDIDDNIEKEQVERLNGIKRKRDDKAVKRHLNELRRACKKGDNVMPHCIEAVKSLATLQEICDVYREVYGEYTDPAIY encoded by the coding sequence GTGTATTTTTCCAGGGAAACCCTCAAACAATCAGCCGAAAGCAGAAAGAAATGGGAGGAAGAGGTCAGTAACGCCCTTTCCCAGTGGCAGGATCAGAAAGAACGGTGGTCCACCGTTTCGGACCTGGAGATACAGAGGATCTACGGTCCGGAAGAGTTACAGAACATGGATTTCGCCCGGGACATCGGGTGTCCCGGCGAATATCCCTTTCTGCGGGGAAACCAGATAACGGGGTACCGGGGCAGATACTGGACCTTCAGAATGTTCGCCGGCATGGGGACCGCCCGGGATACGAACCGCCGGTGGAAATTGCTCCTGAAACAGGGACAGACGGGCCTGAGCACGGCCTTTGATTTTCCAACCCTTATGGGCTATGACACGGGAAATCCCCGGGCCCTCGGTGAATGCGGCAAGTGCGGCGTGGCCATCGACACCCTTGAGGATTTCATGCAGCTGGTAGACGGGATACCCCTTGACCGGATAACCACGTCCATGACCATCAATCCGCCGGCAACGGTGCTCTGGGCCATGTACTGTGCGGCGGCGGACCTGAATGGGGTCCCTCTGAAAAAGATCGGCGGTACCATACAGAATGACATGCTCAAGGAGTTTATCGCCCAGAAAACCTTCATGTGTCCCCCCGAGCCGTCGGTGAAGCTGATCAGTGATACCATCGAGTTCGGCACGCAGTATGTCCCGAAATGGAATACCATCAGTATCAGCGGGTATCATATCCGTGAGGCGGGCTCGACGGCGGTTCAGGAACTGGCCTTTACCCTGCGCGACGGGATCGAGTACGTGGAAGACGTGGTGCGCAGGAAGGGGCTCGATGTGGATGCCTTTGCGCCGCGGCTTTCATTCTTTTTTAATTCACATATCGATTTCTTTGAAGAGATCTGCAAGATGCGTGCGGCACGCCGGATGTGGGCGAAGATCATGCGTGAACGCTTCAAAGCGAAGGACCCGCGTTCCTGGTGGATGCGGTTTCACACACAGACGGCGGGATGTTCGCTGACGGCCCAGCAGCCCTATAATAATGTCGTACGGACGGCCATCGAGGCGCTCGCCGCCGTTCTGGGCGGCACCCAGTCTCTGCACACCAATTCTCTCGACGAGGTCTGGTGCCTTCCGACGGAACACGCGGTGGAAATAGCCCTCAGGACGCAGCAGGTGATCGCTGAAGAGACCGGTGTGGCTTCAACCATCGACCCGCTGGGCGGTTCATATTTCGTTGAGTCGCTGACCAACGAAATGGAGGCACAGGCCTGGGAATACATTGAAAAGATCGATGCCATGGGTGGCATGATCGCCGCGATCGAAAAGGGGTTCCCTCAAATGGAGATCGCCGACGCCGCGTACCGGTTTCAGCAGCAGTTGGAGTCGGGAGAAAAGGTCATGGTCGGGGTCAACAGATATGTGACCGACGAGGGGGACGAGATACCCACCCTCGATATAGATGATAATATTGAAAAGGAGCAGGTCGAGCGCCTGAACGGTATCAAAAGGAAACGGGACGACAAGGCCGTCAAGCGACATCTCAATGAGCTTCGCCGGGCCTGTAAAAAGGGCGACAATGTCATGCCGCACTGCATCGAGGCCGTCAAGAGCCTGGCGACCCTGCAGGAGATCTGCGATGTCTATCGTGAAGTGTACGGGGAGTATACGGACCCCGCCATATATTGA
- a CDS encoding acetyl-CoA C-acetyltransferase, with amino-acid sequence MKQQNDAVIISVCRTPLGTFMGGLSSIPATQLGAVVIGEAVKRSGLEASDIDEVIMGMVLPCGYGQNPARQASIKAGIPIEKGALTVNKVCGSGLIAVVIASQYVKTGFADYVVAGGMENMSAAPHFLPNSRWGVRMGPGTLRDHMVYDGLWDVVNDFHMGATNDIISNTWNVNREDQDAFACESYRRAVEAIETGRFREEIVPVEKKDRKKGPIVIDTDEGPRPTDMDVLSMMKPAFGKDGFATAGNSSIISDGASAVVVTSRRRAEERGLPILARIIESASAGIELEHVLLAPIRSVPKALAKAGMNISDIGLHEVNEAFAGSTVAVMRDLGIDHNRLNVNGGSIALGHPIGASGARVLTTLLYEMKRRGETLGQASLCLGGGEAVTMIVEMEA; translated from the coding sequence ATGAAACAGCAAAACGACGCGGTAATCATCAGCGTATGCAGAACACCCCTGGGCACCTTCATGGGAGGACTGAGCTCGATCCCCGCAACTCAGCTGGGCGCTGTCGTCATAGGGGAGGCCGTGAAGCGCTCGGGCCTGGAAGCGTCGGATATCGACGAAGTAATAATGGGCATGGTGCTGCCCTGCGGATACGGGCAGAATCCCGCCAGGCAGGCATCGATAAAGGCCGGCATCCCGATCGAAAAAGGAGCGCTGACGGTGAACAAGGTGTGCGGCTCCGGTCTGATCGCGGTGGTCATCGCCAGCCAGTACGTGAAAACAGGGTTCGCCGATTACGTGGTGGCGGGGGGAATGGAGAACATGAGCGCCGCGCCCCACTTTCTGCCGAATTCCCGATGGGGCGTACGGATGGGCCCGGGCACCCTGCGTGACCACATGGTATACGACGGCCTCTGGGATGTCGTAAATGACTTTCACATGGGCGCCACGAACGACATCATCTCCAACACATGGAACGTTAACCGGGAAGACCAGGACGCCTTCGCCTGTGAATCCTACCGGCGGGCCGTGGAAGCGATCGAGACGGGCCGCTTTCGAGAAGAGATCGTGCCCGTGGAAAAGAAGGACAGGAAAAAGGGACCCATCGTGATCGATACCGATGAGGGGCCGCGGCCGACCGACATGGACGTTCTCTCAATGATGAAACCGGCCTTCGGGAAGGACGGTTTCGCCACGGCGGGCAATTCATCCATTATCAGCGACGGCGCATCGGCGGTCGTCGTCACGTCGCGGAGGCGGGCCGAGGAACGGGGTCTGCCGATCCTTGCCCGGATCATTGAATCCGCTTCCGCCGGGATAGAACTGGAACACGTTCTCCTGGCACCCATACGATCCGTTCCAAAAGCATTGGCAAAGGCGGGGATGAACATATCGGATATCGGCCTGCACGAGGTGAACGAGGCCTTTGCCGGCTCAACGGTTGCCGTCATGCGCGATTTAGGTATAGATCACAACAGGTTGAACGTGAACGGCGGCTCTATCGCCCTGGGCCACCCCATCGGGGCATCAGGCGCCCGGGTCCTGACCACATTGCTCTATGAAATGAAGCGCCGCGGTGAAACACTGGGCCAGGCATCACTGTGCCTCGGCGGCGGCGAGGCGGTAACCATGATCGTAGAAATGGAGGCCTGA
- a CDS encoding cupin domain-containing protein produces the protein MTKKTAKPASFGKKIRSLREERGLTVEDLSHETGYPADMLDKVETDKVVPPVSLVIQLSRIFKIDMDQLESEEEKKASQRRIRSHKKRVDSYAYTPLSRPGGDKHLRAYLVTIDPETKHKGVEFHHEGEEFIYVLQGGITIQVGENVSKLGPGKSIHFNSALHHKLSNHTKETAELLVIVYVP, from the coding sequence GTGACAAAAAAGACAGCAAAACCGGCATCTTTCGGCAAAAAGATCCGTTCTCTCCGGGAGGAACGGGGACTTACCGTGGAGGACCTCTCACACGAGACGGGCTATCCGGCCGACATGCTGGATAAAGTGGAAACGGACAAGGTCGTACCGCCCGTATCACTCGTCATCCAGCTGAGCCGTATCTTCAAGATCGACATGGATCAGCTTGAATCGGAAGAGGAGAAGAAGGCTTCTCAGCGCCGTATCCGCAGTCACAAGAAGCGCGTTGATTCTTATGCATACACTCCCCTGTCACGGCCCGGCGGCGACAAGCACCTCAGGGCGTACCTGGTCACGATCGATCCGGAGACCAAGCACAAGGGGGTTGAATTTCATCATGAAGGAGAAGAATTCATTTATGTCCTTCAGGGTGGGATCACGATTCAGGTGGGAGAAAACGTCTCGAAGCTCGGACCGGGTAAAAGCATCCACTTTAATTCCGCGCTGCACCACAAACTCAGCAATCACACGAAGGAAACGGCGGAATTACTTGTCATCGTATACGTGCCGTAA
- a CDS encoding acyl-CoA dehydrogenase, which translates to MVFHLSSEQEMVRLMARDFAKRELAPLASERDRKELFPAEVITKMGELGLMGMMVPPEQGGSGAGAVSYSLALQEIAYACASTAVTMSVANLSAEPLLHFGTREQKEKYLRPLAGGDMLGAFAVTEPDAGSDPGSMKTRAVDRGDHYLVNGRKVFITNGSYAGLINLIARTGDQKGNRGLSAFVIEKDFQGFLVGKKEEKLGLRASDTVELIFDDCVVPKENLLGREGQGFKVAMIALDSGRIGIASQSLGIARACLDEAVSYAGERRQFGKPIGSLQAIQWMIADMATGIEAAQWLALSAAERKDRGLPFTKEASMAKLFASELANRAAYDALQIHGGYGYMKEYTVERLYRDARVTSIYEGTSEIQRVVIAREFLGR; encoded by the coding sequence GTGGTGTTCCATCTGTCAAGCGAACAGGAAATGGTGCGTCTGATGGCCAGGGATTTTGCGAAACGCGAACTGGCACCCCTGGCGTCGGAGCGGGACCGGAAGGAATTGTTCCCCGCTGAGGTCATCACCAAGATGGGAGAGCTGGGGCTCATGGGGATGATGGTCCCTCCGGAACAGGGCGGGTCGGGCGCCGGCGCCGTGAGCTACTCCCTTGCGCTTCAGGAGATCGCCTATGCCTGCGCATCGACGGCGGTCACCATGTCCGTGGCGAATCTCTCGGCGGAACCGCTGCTTCACTTCGGCACCAGGGAACAGAAAGAGAAATACCTTCGTCCCCTGGCGGGCGGCGATATGCTGGGGGCTTTTGCCGTGACGGAACCCGACGCCGGATCGGACCCGGGCAGCATGAAAACACGGGCCGTGGACCGGGGTGACCATTACCTGGTAAACGGAAGAAAGGTCTTCATCACCAACGGTTCATACGCGGGGCTGATCAACCTCATCGCGCGGACGGGAGACCAGAAGGGTAACCGCGGCCTGTCCGCTTTCGTCATTGAAAAAGACTTTCAGGGGTTCCTGGTAGGGAAAAAAGAGGAAAAACTGGGACTTCGCGCCTCGGACACGGTGGAACTCATTTTCGACGACTGCGTGGTACCGAAGGAAAACCTCCTCGGACGCGAGGGACAGGGGTTCAAGGTCGCCATGATCGCCCTTGACAGCGGGCGTATCGGTATCGCGTCACAATCACTGGGCATCGCCCGCGCCTGTCTCGACGAAGCGGTGTCATACGCCGGTGAACGACGGCAATTCGGGAAACCGATCGGCTCTCTGCAGGCCATACAGTGGATGATCGCCGACATGGCAACGGGGATAGAGGCGGCGCAGTGGCTGGCTCTGTCGGCGGCGGAGCGGAAAGACAGAGGACTTCCCTTCACCAAGGAAGCGTCCATGGCGAAGCTGTTCGCGTCGGAACTGGCGAACAGGGCCGCCTATGACGCCCTTCAGATCCATGGAGGCTATGGATACATGAAGGAATACACGGTGGAGCGGCTGTACCGGGACGCCCGGGTCACGTCGATATACGAGGGCACATCGGAAATACAGCGGGTCGTCATCGCCCGGGAATTTCTGGGGAGATAG
- a CDS encoding isoprenylcysteine carboxylmethyltransferase family protein: MNSLNINPPLYLFVALCIMALVHLFSPGARALAYPWNLLGIIPLFLGILINLRADRLFKENSISVKPRDETAELLTHGVFRFSRHPMYLGFVLILLGIAMLMTSMTPYIVVIFFALFMDRVFIRFEEDKLESTFGDTWREYKARVRRWL; the protein is encoded by the coding sequence GTGAACTCATTGAACATCAATCCGCCGCTGTATCTGTTCGTTGCACTGTGTATCATGGCACTGGTCCACCTGTTCTCACCGGGCGCACGGGCCCTCGCATATCCCTGGAACCTTCTGGGGATCATTCCTCTCTTCCTGGGAATCCTCATCAATCTGCGAGCCGACCGCCTTTTCAAGGAAAACAGTATATCCGTGAAACCGCGGGACGAAACAGCGGAGCTCCTGACACATGGGGTATTCCGGTTCAGCAGGCATCCAATGTATCTGGGGTTCGTCCTGATACTCCTGGGAATAGCCATGTTGATGACGTCCATGACACCCTATATCGTGGTTATCTTTTTCGCCCTTTTCATGGACCGGGTCTTCATCCGGTTCGAGGAAGACAAACTGGAAAGCACCTTCGGCGATACCTGGCGGGAATACAAGGCGCGGGTCAGACGCTGGCTGTGA
- a CDS encoding DUF554 domain-containing protein has product MTGTIVNSGAIIAGSIIGIAVGQHMPERMRTIIMNALGLSVIVIGLQMALSGEDLIATVACVLLGAITGELLKIERGIEKLGESLKRRFRSRSSTFVEGFVSSSVLYVTGVLVILGPLQEGTTGDASILYIKSLLDGFASVVLASTLGIGVLFSALPVFIIQGAVTLLASSLLFLKEPLVLNAITSAGGVLIFGIGINLLEIKKIRIGNFIPAIIYAAAWALMH; this is encoded by the coding sequence ATGACGGGAACGATCGTAAACAGCGGCGCCATTATTGCCGGAAGTATCATCGGCATCGCCGTCGGACAGCACATGCCTGAACGGATGAGAACGATCATCATGAACGCCCTGGGGCTGTCGGTCATCGTCATCGGCCTCCAGATGGCGCTCTCCGGGGAAGATCTCATCGCGACCGTTGCCTGCGTTCTCCTCGGCGCCATCACCGGGGAACTGCTGAAGATAGAGCGGGGTATCGAAAAACTCGGTGAATCGCTCAAACGCCGGTTCCGGTCCCGGTCGTCAACCTTCGTCGAAGGATTCGTGTCCTCCTCCGTATTGTACGTGACCGGGGTCCTTGTCATTCTCGGGCCGCTTCAGGAGGGGACCACCGGTGACGCGAGCATCCTTTACATAAAATCACTTCTTGACGGATTCGCCTCCGTGGTCCTCGCTTCGACCCTCGGGATCGGCGTTCTCTTCTCGGCGCTTCCCGTCTTCATCATCCAGGGGGCCGTGACCCTGCTGGCGTCGTCGCTCCTTTTTCTCAAGGAACCGCTGGTGTTGAATGCCATAACATCCGCCGGCGGCGTACTGATATTCGGCATCGGCATCAATCTTCTCGAGATCAAAAAGATACGGATCGGCAATTTCATTCCCGCCATCATCTATGCCGCCGCCTGGGCGCTCATGCATTAG
- a CDS encoding enoyl-CoA hydratase/isomerase family protein, with product MAERTFQSILYEKDRDSGVVTVTLNRPDIKNALTLRVLLELRWAADAVRTDDEATALIITGAPPGDGGDPANEAFCSGGYFNPADLASLDEEMLREIDLTDIAQKALCLNLWSLYKPVVAAINGLAIGGGLTVPMACADLIFASEHAWGRLPFVSLGIVPELASSYLLPRMVGMQKAKEIMFFGEKMTAREMFEMGIVNRVLPHGELLSHTREAVLRLVPPRGAWKAVRRAKEILHQPLVEAVTRSLDRENEALNELFASKDFVEAIAARREKRAPVFIGA from the coding sequence ATGGCTGAAAGGACATTTCAATCCATTCTGTACGAAAAAGACCGGGATTCCGGGGTCGTAACGGTCACACTGAACCGGCCCGACATCAAGAATGCCCTCACGCTGCGGGTCCTGTTGGAGTTGCGATGGGCCGCCGACGCGGTGCGGACCGACGACGAAGCGACTGCCCTGATCATCACCGGGGCGCCTCCCGGAGACGGCGGCGATCCCGCGAACGAGGCGTTCTGCAGCGGCGGCTATTTCAACCCGGCCGATCTCGCGTCCCTGGACGAAGAGATGTTACGCGAGATCGATCTGACCGACATCGCCCAGAAGGCGCTCTGTTTGAACCTGTGGTCGCTCTATAAACCGGTCGTTGCCGCCATCAACGGCCTGGCGATCGGCGGGGGATTGACGGTCCCTATGGCCTGCGCCGACCTGATTTTTGCCTCGGAACATGCCTGGGGGCGATTGCCCTTCGTCAGCCTGGGGATCGTTCCGGAACTCGCCTCGAGCTACCTTCTGCCACGCATGGTGGGAATGCAGAAGGCGAAAGAGATCATGTTCTTCGGAGAAAAGATGACGGCCCGGGAAATGTTCGAGATGGGGATCGTCAACCGGGTGCTTCCCCATGGCGAGTTGCTTTCCCATACCCGGGAGGCGGTCCTGCGCCTCGTTCCGCCCCGGGGGGCCTGGAAGGCCGTACGCAGAGCGAAGGAAATCCTGCATCAGCCGCTGGTCGAGGCCGTCACCCGTTCGCTGGACCGGGAAAATGAGGCCTTGAACGAGCTGTTCGCCTCGAAGGACTTCGTGGAGGCCATAGCGGCCAGACGGGAAAAGCGGGCCCCCGTTTTTATCGGCGCTTAG